One window of Paludibacter propionicigenes WB4 genomic DNA carries:
- a CDS encoding 4Fe-4S dicluster domain-containing protein, translating into MQSLKPKLNRIALAGEIRINTSSCDGCGKCVDICPNKVISLRDLSDAEIAGLPFKGRVKVFFKGRRKAYVQNINACISCKLCEKNCHESAIQAGD; encoded by the coding sequence ATGCAAAGTCTTAAGCCAAAACTCAACCGAATAGCTTTAGCCGGGGAAATTCGCATCAATACATCGTCTTGCGATGGTTGCGGTAAGTGTGTGGATATTTGTCCGAATAAAGTTATTTCATTGCGGGATTTATCCGATGCTGAAATTGCCGGATTACCTTTTAAGGGAAGAGTAAAAGTCTTTTTCAAAGGGAGAAGGAAAGCGTATGTGCAAAATATCAATGCATGTATATCGTGCAAATTGTGCGAGAAAAATTGTCATGAATCTGCTATTCAGGCTGGAGATTAG
- a CDS encoding RNA polymerase sigma factor — translation MEQVNPADGNTHQSILSAIHDYGKRLHQFIRSRVSTDEDAEDILQDVWYQLSTIIDTEPIDQMSGWLYRVSKNKIIDRKKKHKTLSLEDFAYEDDDGQMVFPDVIQTDVQEAETTMDTALLRELFFKALNELPEKQRQVFVLNEMEEMTLQQIADQTGESIKTIISRKRYAVTRLREQLQDIYDELLTK, via the coding sequence ATGGAACAAGTTAATCCTGCCGACGGCAACACACATCAATCTATTTTGTCTGCCATTCATGATTATGGTAAACGTCTGCATCAATTTATACGGAGTCGTGTAAGCACGGATGAAGATGCTGAGGATATTTTGCAGGATGTTTGGTACCAGTTAAGCACTATCATCGACACCGAACCCATCGACCAAATGAGCGGATGGCTGTACCGCGTAAGTAAAAACAAAATAATCGACCGAAAGAAAAAACATAAAACCTTGTCGCTGGAAGATTTTGCTTACGAAGATGATGATGGACAGATGGTATTTCCGGACGTAATTCAGACCGATGTGCAGGAAGCAGAAACTACAATGGATACGGCTTTACTCCGGGAACTCTTTTTTAAGGCGCTGAATGAATTACCCGAAAAACAACGTCAGGTATTTGTATTGAATGAAATGGAGGAGATGACCCTTCAGCAAATTGCCGATCAAACGGGTGAGAGTATCAAAACAATTATTTCGAGAAAAAGATATGCAGTCACCCGATTGAGAGAGCAACTGCAAGATATATATGATGAATTACTAACTAAATAA
- a CDS encoding helix-turn-helix domain-containing protein — translation MSNRNDKQQTVPGILKKLAQLLGTEIIGRRLEIPEKYGKGYCTGFVFNEHIRMIISNYELNEDLVVVNEDIDASKRMIFFKFQNSFPKKEIVITERHVTEMPSVLVATSTINTDDLILIHTNTEVVNIEIDATYLNELFDLSGKSPVLQSLLQNTQPLLFEQMIYPSLQRIVDEIVNEPIDPAFELFYRRVKAEELICRLLMELEKRDEQQLYALNALDIQALYKVKEQMLMHLETPPIINTLAALACMSPSKLKRLFKQIFGNSIFSYYQEFRIQEAARLLKEEKLSVSDAGYRMGFTNLSHFSRVFEEHLGMKPKQYSRS, via the coding sequence ATGTCAAACCGCAACGATAAGCAGCAAACAGTACCAGGTATTCTAAAAAAACTTGCTCAGTTGTTGGGTACAGAAATAATAGGCCGAAGATTAGAAATTCCTGAAAAATATGGTAAGGGTTACTGTACAGGATTTGTTTTTAATGAGCATATCCGAATGATAATCAGTAATTATGAACTTAATGAGGACTTGGTGGTAGTAAATGAGGACATCGATGCTTCAAAGAGAATGATATTTTTCAAGTTTCAGAACAGCTTTCCAAAAAAAGAAATCGTTATAACCGAAAGGCACGTAACGGAAATGCCTTCCGTACTGGTTGCGACCAGCACAATAAACACCGATGATCTTATTTTGATTCATACAAACACCGAAGTTGTCAATATAGAGATAGATGCAACCTATTTAAACGAATTATTTGACTTATCGGGAAAATCACCAGTTTTACAAAGTTTGTTACAAAACACACAACCCTTACTCTTCGAACAAATGATTTATCCTTCGTTACAAAGAATTGTGGACGAAATAGTGAATGAACCGATTGATCCGGCTTTTGAATTGTTTTACCGACGGGTAAAGGCCGAAGAACTAATTTGCCGTTTGTTGATGGAGTTGGAAAAACGGGACGAGCAACAGCTTTATGCATTGAACGCACTTGATATACAAGCCTTATACAAAGTAAAGGAACAAATGCTTATGCATCTGGAGACTCCCCCGATTATTAATACATTGGCTGCACTTGCCTGTATGAGTCCATCCAAATTAAAACGATTATTCAAACAAATTTTCGGCAACAGCATTTTCAGTTATTATCAGGAATTCAGGATACAGGAAGCCGCCCGTTTGCTGAAAGAGGAAAAACTATCGGTTTCCGATGCGGGTTACCGAATGGGATTTACCAACCTAAGCCATTTCTCAAGGGTTTTTGAAGAACACCTAGGAATGAAGCCGAAACAATATAGCAGATCTTAA
- a CDS encoding GNAT family N-acetyltransferase, protein MKDIIIEKMQNSEIGGIADILTDAFETNPAYSIIFTNKDHQREGLRWLFKTSLTLNNHKQILTRVIKEKDTGKIIGTYTLIPPQGVKTGTFIYFKIGIIDFIKRFGIKSFIRMMRLDNINKSTLSNSIKTSEFYYLSMVVIQKEYRGSGIGSYAIKQAIEELVSSNPSCNLLALTTQLPENVVFYSRLGFNLLDEGYIDFKRDRYYNYNMKLNVKPQR, encoded by the coding sequence ATGAAAGACATTATCATTGAAAAAATGCAAAACTCAGAAATCGGCGGGATTGCAGATATTCTTACTGATGCATTTGAAACAAATCCGGCATATTCAATAATTTTTACAAACAAAGATCATCAAAGAGAAGGTTTAAGGTGGTTGTTCAAAACAAGTCTTACTCTCAATAATCACAAGCAGATCTTAACACGTGTAATTAAGGAAAAAGATACGGGGAAAATAATTGGAACATATACTCTTATTCCACCACAAGGAGTAAAGACTGGTACCTTCATTTATTTTAAAATTGGAATAATAGATTTTATTAAAAGATTTGGTATAAAATCATTCATTCGAATGATGAGACTGGACAATATTAATAAATCAACTCTATCAAACTCAATAAAAACTTCGGAATTTTATTATTTGTCGATGGTTGTAATCCAAAAAGAATATAGAGGTAGTGGAATAGGTTCCTACGCTATAAAACAGGCTATCGAGGAGCTTGTATCTTCAAATCCCAGTTGCAATTTATTGGCATTAACAACGCAACTACCTGAAAACGTGGTATTCTATTCTCGTTTAGGTTTCAATCTACTTGACGAAGGATATATCGACTTCAAAAGAGACAGGTATTACAATTATAATATGAAACTCAATGTCAAACCGCAACGATAA
- a CDS encoding helix-turn-helix domain-containing protein: MQTLIHHSLNRPFPLFLKNRKGRCYFIWLIAFCIILANLTKPLGFINSDELHKSLLLDCYLFLFFFPYALLYIILSYFWPEYYKSHTWTVRKELCALSIYIPTTALITYVYACTQIPDFQPGLLSFIQLQYYNLLVSLVSIPAFGYFVDRQLNPITIDRRRSRREYRESHPNLSEQQTQKILQRLHYAMETDKLYLNTECTLEYVSDRLNIPLHQLSYVINSQTAYNFNDFRNKYRVEEACRILSSGHNKKLKLESLRYDCGFQSKTTFYEAFKKFTGKTPTEYLEGLKKEENKVEENVCDFRQK; the protein is encoded by the coding sequence ATGCAAACATTAATCCATCACTCCCTTAACCGTCCGTTTCCTTTGTTCCTGAAAAACCGAAAAGGACGGTGTTATTTTATCTGGCTCATAGCATTTTGTATTATATTGGCCAACCTGACAAAACCACTGGGATTTATCAACAGTGACGAATTACATAAATCACTGTTGTTGGACTGCTACCTGTTTCTGTTTTTCTTCCCCTATGCATTGCTTTACATTATTCTTTCGTACTTCTGGCCAGAGTATTACAAGTCGCACACCTGGACTGTACGAAAGGAGCTTTGTGCCCTGAGCATTTACATTCCTACAACAGCCCTGATTACGTATGTATATGCCTGCACTCAGATTCCCGACTTCCAACCCGGATTACTCTCATTCATCCAACTTCAGTATTACAACCTATTGGTAAGTCTGGTTTCCATCCCCGCGTTTGGATATTTTGTGGACAGACAGCTGAACCCCATCACCATCGATCGTCGCCGCAGTAGGAGGGAGTATCGCGAATCGCACCCCAACCTGAGCGAACAACAAACACAAAAGATTCTTCAACGCCTGCACTACGCCATGGAAACCGATAAACTCTACCTCAACACCGAATGCACACTGGAGTACGTGTCCGATCGCCTGAACATTCCGTTGCATCAACTCTCGTATGTTATCAATTCGCAGACAGCGTATAATTTCAACGACTTCCGAAACAAATACCGCGTGGAAGAAGCCTGCCGCATACTCAGTAGCGGACACAACAAAAAACTGAAACTTGAATCGCTACGGTACGACTGTGGCTTTCAAAGCAAAACAACCTTCTACGAAGCCTTTAAAAAGTTTACCGGAAAAACCCCAACTGAATACCTGGAGGGGTTGAAAAAGGAAGAGAACAAGGTTGAAGAAAATGTTTGTGATTTTAGACAGAAATGA
- the mltG gene encoding endolytic transglycosylase MltG, giving the protein MSKPVKWLIYAALAVFLYFVYILFAPNILLRSNEKAFLCIPDSSSFNDVTKILDKDARVLNMSSFRQVAKLLSYGNKIHSGRYALKSGMNNFQLIRILRSGRQTPVKLTFNNIRTKEQLAARLGSELMADSTSILKLLNDTSFLSSYNLGPNTAISIFIPNTYEVFWNLDAKELFERMNKEYKKFWTDERKAKAAAIPLTPTEVTTLASIVEEETNNKHDRPMVAGLYINRLKAGMPLQADPTVKFALNNFGLKRILFVHLRAESPYNTYKHAGLPPGPIRVATENGIDAVLNYVHHNYMYMCASETLNGEHKFAVTWAEHMVNAKKYRQELDARKIK; this is encoded by the coding sequence TTGAGCAAACCTGTCAAATGGCTTATCTATGCTGCTTTAGCAGTTTTTCTTTATTTCGTTTATATCTTGTTTGCACCTAACATCCTGCTTCGAAGCAACGAAAAAGCATTTCTATGCATTCCGGACAGTAGTAGTTTTAATGATGTAACAAAGATTTTGGACAAAGATGCACGCGTGCTTAATATGTCGTCATTCCGTCAGGTGGCTAAGCTACTTAGTTACGGGAATAAGATTCACTCAGGCAGGTATGCACTCAAGTCTGGAATGAACAATTTCCAACTTATCAGAATTCTGAGAAGTGGCAGACAAACCCCTGTCAAGCTAACTTTTAATAACATCCGAACGAAAGAGCAACTGGCAGCACGACTAGGAAGCGAGTTAATGGCCGACTCCACCTCCATTCTTAAACTTTTGAATGACACATCGTTCCTTTCTTCTTACAATTTAGGGCCAAATACGGCTATTTCTATTTTCATTCCCAATACCTACGAAGTTTTCTGGAACCTGGATGCAAAGGAACTGTTCGAAAGAATGAATAAAGAATATAAAAAGTTTTGGACCGATGAACGAAAAGCAAAAGCAGCTGCCATTCCTCTCACTCCTACAGAAGTTACAACCCTGGCATCTATCGTAGAAGAAGAAACAAATAACAAGCATGATCGACCAATGGTGGCTGGACTTTACATCAACAGACTGAAAGCCGGAATGCCACTGCAAGCAGATCCTACAGTAAAATTTGCTTTGAATAATTTCGGATTGAAACGCATTTTGTTTGTACACTTGCGCGCGGAGTCACCTTATAATACGTATAAGCATGCCGGTTTACCTCCGGGACCAATCCGGGTTGCCACCGAAAACGGAATAGATGCCGTATTGAATTACGTCCATCATAATTACATGTATATGTGTGCCTCCGAGACATTGAACGGCGAGCACAAATTTGCGGTTACATGGGCAGAGCATATGGTCAATGCAAAAAAATACCGTCAGGAATTAGACGCCCGGAAAATCAAATAA
- a CDS encoding flavin reductase, which translates to MKTIKPMNFDQLFKQITPEEIPNNVFTLVGKDFYTITAGKEDHFNSMVGSGGGLGMLFKKPTTWCLMRADRYTLELILKEQTYTMSYFPEEYRTQMLFLGSKSGRDSEKMKEVELTGVQTPSGNMSFVEARLILECRLIQITTPDIDDFYSQEAKDYISEAYKDASDYRHYVFGEITHVWVKK; encoded by the coding sequence ATGAAAACAATAAAACCAATGAATTTTGATCAGTTATTTAAACAAATAACTCCTGAAGAAATACCCAACAATGTATTTACCTTGGTAGGAAAAGACTTTTATACTATTACAGCAGGCAAGGAAGACCATTTTAATTCCATGGTAGGCAGTGGAGGCGGTTTGGGAATGCTTTTCAAGAAACCAACCACTTGGTGTCTTATGCGGGCTGACCGTTATACACTTGAACTGATATTAAAAGAACAAACTTATACGATGTCTTACTTCCCCGAAGAATACAGAACACAAATGCTCTTCCTTGGAAGTAAGTCCGGCAGAGACAGTGAGAAAATGAAAGAAGTTGAATTAACAGGTGTTCAAACTCCTTCGGGAAATATGTCTTTCGTAGAAGCCCGACTAATCCTGGAATGTAGATTGATTCAAATAACGACTCCCGATATCGATGATTTTTACTCACAAGAAGCGAAAGACTATATAAGCGAGGCGTACAAAGATGCAAGTGATTATCGTCATTATGTGTTCGGAGAAATTACGCATGTTTGGGTAAAGAAATAA
- a CDS encoding IS1096 element passenger TnpR family protein, protein MVYKFTILSDEVDNFVRIITIDSEATFFDLHNAILDSVNYEKNQMTSFFLCSDNWEKGQEVTLVEMESSSEYDNLVMEDTKLEELIVDENQKLLYVFDMMSDRVFFMEMTDIIPRKNLDKAECVSSEGDAPVQIMVEEGITVAPKASLDENFYGDEDFELDELDEEGYGEMNFDDSSLFSEDPKF, encoded by the coding sequence ATGGTATATAAATTCACAATTCTATCTGATGAGGTAGATAATTTTGTGCGCATAATCACTATCGATTCGGAAGCGACATTCTTCGATTTGCATAATGCAATTCTCGATTCTGTGAATTATGAGAAAAATCAGATGACGTCATTCTTCTTGTGTTCTGATAATTGGGAAAAAGGACAGGAAGTGACTTTGGTTGAAATGGAATCGAGTTCGGAATACGATAATCTGGTGATGGAAGACACAAAACTGGAAGAGTTAATCGTAGACGAAAATCAAAAACTTCTTTATGTCTTTGATATGATGTCTGATCGGGTATTCTTTATGGAAATGACCGATATTATTCCAAGAAAGAATCTTGATAAAGCAGAATGCGTAAGTTCGGAAGGTGATGCTCCTGTACAAATAATGGTAGAAGAAGGAATAACTGTAGCTCCGAAGGCAAGTCTTGACGAGAACTTTTATGGAGATGAAGACTTTGAACTGGACGAATTGGACGAAGAAGGTTATGGCGAAATGAATTTTGACGACAGCAGTTTGTTTTCTGAAGATCCAAAATTCTGA
- the miaA gene encoding tRNA (adenosine(37)-N6)-dimethylallyltransferase MiaA, translating to MNKNDSEILSPELNPEKPTLLVLLGPTGVGKTKLSLSLAEHFGCPIVSSDSRQFYRELKIGTAAPTEDELNRVKHYFVGSHSIHDEYNAGQYEQDAIKLLDELFQQHKVVLLVGGSMMYIDAICNGMDEIPTVDAETRAYWQKQFSEFGLEFIQSELKKLDPLHYDQVDLQNPKRILHALEICTITGKPYSDLRTGVRKPRSFNVLKVGLNRPRPDLYERINARVDIMMREGLLQEAEQFYKFKELNTLNTVGYKELYEYMDGNWTLDFAVNMIKQDSRRYAKRQLTWFNRDKEILWYHPEELEANIELITTKIG from the coding sequence ATGAATAAAAACGACTCTGAAATTCTTAGCCCGGAATTGAACCCTGAAAAACCAACATTGCTTGTTCTTTTAGGGCCTACCGGAGTGGGTAAAACCAAGTTGAGTCTTAGTCTGGCTGAACATTTTGGTTGTCCTATAGTTTCTTCGGACTCCAGGCAGTTTTACCGGGAGTTGAAGATTGGTACGGCTGCGCCAACAGAAGATGAGTTGAACAGAGTTAAGCATTATTTTGTTGGTTCGCATTCCATACATGATGAGTACAATGCCGGACAATATGAGCAGGATGCCATAAAACTGTTGGATGAACTGTTTCAGCAACACAAAGTTGTTTTGCTTGTTGGTGGTTCGATGATGTACATTGATGCGATTTGTAATGGGATGGACGAAATTCCAACCGTCGATGCTGAAACAAGAGCTTATTGGCAAAAGCAGTTCTCAGAATTTGGCTTAGAATTTATACAGTCTGAATTAAAGAAACTTGATCCGCTACATTATGATCAGGTTGATTTGCAAAACCCCAAACGAATTCTTCATGCTTTGGAGATTTGTACTATCACCGGCAAGCCTTATTCTGACTTACGGACAGGCGTCAGAAAACCCCGAAGTTTTAATGTGCTGAAAGTTGGACTGAACCGTCCAAGACCGGATTTGTACGAGCGAATAAATGCCCGGGTTGATATAATGATGCGTGAAGGCTTGCTTCAGGAAGCAGAGCAATTCTATAAGTTTAAAGAACTGAATACCCTAAATACTGTTGGCTACAAAGAGCTATACGAATATATGGATGGAAACTGGACACTGGATTTTGCCGTCAATATGATTAAGCAGGATTCGCGGCGGTATGCAAAGCGCCAACTTACCTGGTTTAATCGTGATAAAGAAATTTTGTGGTATCATCCCGAAGAGCTTGAGGCCAATATAGAATTAATTACAACAAAAATCGGATAA
- a CDS encoding cobalamin-dependent protein, with protein sequence MIFGRNKKILLVEPEFPVVNKSKNHSNFLPIGLLKLASYCRYTENEVQLIRGNKAASFYPDQILITSLFTYWSFYVKESVSFYKSRYPKSEVIVGGIYATLMPQHCKEYTGCDEVFIGQHEEADKLMPAYDLVDVDYQILHGMRGCSRKCPFCGIWKIEGLNFKNADELNKEICNNKLIFYDNNMLVNPNIRDILSMLAETTYNGRVLKCECQSGFDGRILSRNPDLARLLRKARFTNIRLAWDFSYDQYSEVENWISIMENAGYNRRNIFIFMVYNWDFKYDELENKRRKCFEWGVQIADCRFRPLDQTFDNYNPKVKYQNDNDYFIHPEWSDSLIRKFRADVRKHNICIRYKIEWNNYDKKQERIHSY encoded by the coding sequence ATGATTTTTGGCAGAAATAAAAAAATTCTATTAGTAGAACCAGAATTTCCAGTAGTCAATAAGAGTAAAAACCATTCGAATTTTTTGCCTATTGGATTACTGAAATTGGCATCTTACTGTAGATATACTGAAAATGAAGTTCAACTTATTAGAGGAAATAAAGCAGCATCTTTTTATCCAGATCAAATACTAATCACTTCTCTTTTTACTTATTGGTCTTTTTACGTAAAGGAATCTGTCTCCTTTTATAAAAGCCGATATCCAAAATCAGAAGTAATAGTTGGGGGAATATATGCTACATTAATGCCTCAGCATTGTAAAGAATATACAGGCTGTGATGAGGTTTTTATAGGTCAGCACGAAGAAGCTGATAAATTAATGCCTGCATACGATTTGGTTGATGTTGATTATCAGATATTACATGGAATGAGAGGTTGTTCAAGGAAATGTCCATTTTGTGGAATATGGAAAATTGAAGGATTAAATTTTAAAAATGCAGATGAACTAAATAAAGAGATTTGCAATAATAAATTAATCTTTTATGATAATAATATGCTTGTCAACCCTAACATAAGAGATATACTGTCAATGTTAGCTGAAACTACATATAATGGTCGAGTTCTAAAATGTGAATGTCAAAGTGGTTTTGATGGTCGTATTCTTTCAAGAAATCCAGATTTAGCAAGATTGCTAAGAAAAGCAAGATTTACAAATATTAGGCTGGCCTGGGACTTCTCTTATGATCAATATTCTGAAGTCGAGAATTGGATATCAATTATGGAAAACGCAGGTTATAATCGAAGGAATATTTTTATTTTTATGGTTTACAACTGGGATTTCAAATACGACGAATTGGAGAATAAAAGAAGAAAATGTTTTGAATGGGGGGTTCAGATAGCCGATTGTAGATTTAGACCATTAGATCAAACTTTTGACAATTATAATCCTAAGGTTAAATATCAAAATGATAATGATTATTTCATCCACCCTGAATGGTCAGATTCATTGATTAGAAAATTTAGAGCTGATGTTAGAAAACATAATATCTGTATTAGATATAAAATTGAATGGAATAATTATGATAAAAAACAAGAAAGAATTCATTCCTATTAG
- a CDS encoding ATP-binding protein: MGNIKATRYDIGAEVLSILTRGMYPDPKDALREYVQNGVDAGAKSIQIRIRKNTISIDDDGIGMDQTTLRKAARVGVSDKNPGKDVGFMGIGIYSSFHLCEELTIYSKKENNSVCYLVMDFIGMRNLLDDQKLKRANHEINSDELLDLQSLLEKFVVVGETTDDEYPNIGTRIELKGLNTEFINEFSDFKILSNYLREVIPLEFNKINFKHANVIEEKITQICLNHNAKFELVKLFLQVNNESEWLFRPYTDIEFNNNSSYEPVFVELKTKDHFFGVIWGCLNSTRNKISNKDLRGFLVKKQGFAIGDRQKLSQFLRPVYYDRYIGEVIIVDPKILPNAARNDFAYSNLRTILYDQISKGFEKFNLKAHEVQEYTLGDEQIDDATIKLNSINDKFTLYSKDANRLIDSVVEIRAVYKLISDRLERGSIRPERIKDAEKIKSAAKEIECAIEGTIKSLTEQSKKITIKQKQAPQNVSVKLASIGTFQVKKIEFNNLLSLLESLDILLSEDVKSIVSIIDERVVQSLAENEKQYFEILNELKDEFEKLN, from the coding sequence ATGGGAAATATAAAAGCAACGAGATACGATATTGGAGCAGAAGTGCTTTCGATATTAACAAGGGGAATGTATCCAGATCCAAAAGATGCATTAAGAGAGTATGTTCAAAATGGAGTTGATGCAGGTGCAAAAAGCATTCAAATTAGAATAAGAAAAAACACTATTTCGATTGATGATGATGGTATTGGGATGGATCAAACCACCTTGAGAAAAGCTGCTAGAGTTGGTGTTTCAGATAAAAACCCTGGAAAAGATGTTGGTTTTATGGGAATTGGAATTTATAGTTCATTTCATCTTTGTGAAGAACTTACGATTTATAGCAAAAAAGAAAATAATTCAGTTTGCTATTTAGTCATGGACTTTATAGGGATGAGAAATTTATTAGATGACCAGAAACTGAAACGGGCGAATCATGAGATCAATAGTGATGAGCTATTGGATTTGCAGTCTTTATTGGAAAAATTTGTAGTTGTAGGTGAAACGACTGATGATGAGTATCCAAATATCGGAACGAGAATAGAATTGAAAGGACTTAACACTGAATTCATAAACGAGTTTTCTGATTTTAAAATTTTATCAAATTATTTACGTGAGGTTATACCATTAGAGTTTAATAAAATAAACTTTAAGCACGCAAATGTTATTGAAGAAAAAATTACCCAGATATGCTTAAATCATAATGCGAAGTTTGAATTAGTAAAACTATTTTTACAAGTAAATAATGAAAGTGAATGGTTGTTTCGTCCGTACACAGATATTGAATTTAATAATAATTCATCTTACGAACCAGTTTTTGTGGAACTAAAGACAAAAGATCATTTTTTTGGAGTTATTTGGGGATGTTTAAATTCAACAAGAAATAAAATTTCTAATAAAGATTTAAGAGGATTTCTTGTAAAAAAACAAGGATTTGCAATAGGAGATCGACAAAAATTATCTCAATTTTTAAGACCTGTTTATTACGATAGATATATAGGCGAGGTTATTATTGTTGATCCTAAGATTTTACCTAATGCGGCAAGAAATGATTTTGCATATTCAAATTTGCGCACTATTTTATATGATCAGATAAGTAAAGGTTTTGAAAAATTTAATTTAAAAGCACATGAGGTTCAGGAATATACCTTGGGTGATGAACAAATTGATGACGCTACAATTAAATTAAATTCTATCAATGATAAGTTCACTCTTTATTCAAAAGATGCTAATAGATTAATTGATTCAGTTGTAGAAATAAGAGCTGTATATAAATTAATCTCAGATAGACTTGAAAGAGGTTCGATTAGACCAGAAAGAATTAAGGATGCTGAAAAAATTAAATCTGCTGCTAAGGAAATTGAATGTGCGATTGAAGGAACTATCAAGAGTTTGACAGAACAATCTAAAAAGATCACTATTAAGCAGAAACAAGCACCTCAAAATGTTTCAGTAAAATTAGCTTCTATTGGAACATTCCAAGTGAAGAAAATTGAATTCAACAACCTTTTATCTCTTCTTGAATCTTTAGATATATTATTGTCTGAAGATGTTAAATCAATTGTCAGTATAATAGATGAGCGTGTTGTCCAATCATTAGCCGAGAATGAAAAGCAATACTTTGAAATTTTAAATGAGTTGAAAGATGAATTTGAAAAACTAAATTAA
- the murB gene encoding UDP-N-acetylmuramate dehydrogenase: MKITQNISLLPYNTFGIDVKADYFVEYSSIEELQKVLTSEIVTNQPFLHIGGGSNLLFLKDYSGVILHSAIKSIEKIREDDNHVYVEVGSGVIWDDLVAYCVSHGWGGVENLSLIPGEVGAAAVQNIGAYGVEIQDVISEVYAVAKETATVRAFTAEECRYGYRSSVFKGDLKGKYIITSVLLRLDKKPHFKLNYQHLEEEVLKNGDVNLQTIRQTIIAVRESKLPDTKVLGNAGSFFMNPVISKEYFIALQEKYPNIPHYTVSETEEKVPAGWLIDQCGWKGKKIGRAGVHDKQALVLVNTGGATGAEIVYLAQEIQQSVKEKYGIELTPEVNYI; this comes from the coding sequence ATGAAAATTACCCAGAATATATCCTTGCTCCCGTACAATACTTTTGGAATTGACGTGAAGGCAGATTATTTCGTAGAATACAGTTCAATAGAAGAACTGCAGAAAGTGTTGACGTCTGAAATTGTGACTAATCAACCTTTTTTGCACATTGGTGGTGGTAGTAATTTATTGTTTTTGAAAGATTACAGCGGGGTGATATTGCATTCGGCGATAAAAAGCATTGAGAAAATCAGGGAAGATGACAACCATGTATATGTTGAAGTAGGGTCGGGGGTGATATGGGATGATCTGGTTGCGTATTGTGTAAGTCACGGTTGGGGAGGAGTTGAGAACTTGTCTTTGATTCCGGGTGAGGTAGGAGCAGCTGCTGTACAGAATATCGGAGCCTATGGAGTGGAAATACAGGATGTGATATCCGAAGTCTATGCAGTAGCCAAGGAAACTGCAACTGTACGTGCTTTCACGGCCGAAGAATGTCGTTACGGTTATCGTAGCAGTGTTTTTAAGGGCGACCTGAAAGGTAAATATATTATTACTTCTGTTTTGTTGCGTTTAGATAAAAAGCCCCATTTTAAACTGAATTATCAGCATTTGGAAGAAGAAGTTTTAAAGAATGGCGACGTGAACCTTCAAACAATCCGTCAAACAATTATAGCAGTAAGAGAAAGCAAATTGCCTGATACAAAAGTGTTGGGTAATGCCGGAAGTTTCTTTATGAATCCTGTAATATCAAAAGAGTACTTCATCGCTTTGCAAGAGAAATACCCCAATATTCCTCATTATACAGTTTCAGAAACAGAAGAAAAAGTTCCTGCCGGTTGGCTTATTGACCAATGCGGGTGGAAAGGGAAAAAGATTGGTAGGGCAGGAGTGCATGATAAGCAGGCTTTGGTTCTGGTCAATACGGGTGGAGCAACCGGTGCGGAAATTGTGTATCTGGCTCAGGAGATTCAACAGTCGGTGAAAGAGAAATATGGAATAGAACTGACTCCTGAGGTAAATTATATTTAA